In a single window of the Pocillopora verrucosa isolate sample1 chromosome 4, ASM3666991v2, whole genome shotgun sequence genome:
- the LOC131778694 gene encoding high-affinity choline transporter 1 isoform X1 has protein sequence MGSSGENRFESHQRTADMADINIAGVVSIVVFYLLILLVGLWAARRRKEGEEEAMLAGRSIGIFVGTFTMTATWVGGGYINGTAEVVFDSTQGLVWTQAPWGYALSLVIGGLAFAKIMRKKEYFTMLDPFQEKYGPRMGGLLYIPALLGEIFWSAAILAALGATISVVISLNETTSVIVSACIAIFYTLIGGLYSVAYTDVIQLICIFVGLWLSIPFAMTHSAVSSISDTSTQWVGEWSNTYVGVWLDYALLLTFGGIPWQVYFQRVLSCKTAAKAQGLSFAASFGCLLMAIPAVLIGAIGRSADWTRTDFFEPSGNATNQTAEFKKSLVLPMVLQYLTPTAVSFIGLGAVSAAVMSSADSSILSASSMFSRNVYKLIFRQKASEKEVVWVMRIAIFGVGAAATAMALAVGSIYSLWALCSDLVYVILFPQLCCVIYFDGTNTYGSFMGYVLGMVLRIGGGEDKIGIPPFIKYPYYNDLDGQLFPFRTLAMVVSFVTIVVVSYLLKFLFEREIVPLKFDFLRCFRRYDLEKQTGAEKYAMEESRAY, from the exons ATGGGATCCTCCGGAG AGAATAGATTTGAGAGCCACCAAAGAACAG CTGACATGGCGGACATAAACATCGCTGGTGTGGTATCCATTGTAGTGTTTTATCTGTTAATCCTTCTTGTTGGCTTGTGGGCGGCTCGCCGGCGGAAGGAAGGCGAAGAAGAAGCCATGCTAGCCGGCAGAAGTATTGGAATATTCGTGGGCACATTCACTATGACAG CGACGTGGGTGGGTGGAGGATACATCAATGGTACTGCAGAAGTGGTGTTTGACTCTACACAAGGTCTTGTCTGGACGCAGGCTCCTTGGGGGTACGCTTTAAGTTTGGTTATAG GTGGCTTGGCCTTTGCCAAAATCATGCGCAAAAAAGAGTACTTCACAATGCTAGATCCATTCCAAGAAAAGTACGGTCCGCGCATGGGCGGACTGTTGTACATTCCTGCTCTGTTGGGTGAAATATTTTGGTCTGCAGCTATACTGGCTGCTCTTGGAGCAACCATCAGTGTAGTGATCAGCCTGAATGAAACTACTTCCGTCATTGTGTCCGCGTGTATCGCTATTTTCTACACTCTGATTGGTGGACTGTACTCTGTAGCTTACACAGATGTCATCCAGCTCATCTGCATCTTCGTGGGATTG TGGCTTAGTATTCCCTTCGCCATGACACATTCAGCAGTGAGCAGTATTTCAGACACATCCACTCAGTGGGTGGGTGAATGGTCCAACACGTATGTTGGAGTATGGCTCGACTATGCCCTATTACTG ACATTTGGTGGTATTCCATGGCAAGTTTACTTTCAGCGAGTGCTGTCATGTAAAACAGCGGCCAAGGCCCAGGGTCTTTCCTTCGCAGCTTCGTTTGGATGTCTCTTAATGGCTATCCCAGCAGTTCTCATTGGAGCGATTGGTCGCTCTGCAG ACTGGACCAGAACAGATTTCTTCGAGCCGTCTGGTAATGCCACCAATCAGACGGCGGAGTTTAAAAAGTCACTAGTCCTTCCCATGGTGCTTCAGTACCTCACACCAACAGCTGTTTCCTTTATTGGTCTGGGTGCTGTGTCTGCCGCTGTCATGTCTTCGGCAGACTCCAGTATCCTGTCCGCCAGCTCCATGTTTTCTCGAAACGTCTATAAACTTATCTTTAGACAAAAG GCCTCCGAGAAGGAAGTTGTGTGGGTGATGCGTATAGCCATATTTGGAGTTGGCGCGGCCGCTACAGCCATGGCTCTAGCAGTGGGCTCTATCTACTCCTTATGGGCCTTGTGCAGTGACTTGGTGTATGTGATCCTATTTCCACAGCTATGCTGTGTCATCTATTTTGATGGCACCAACACCTACGGCTCCTTCATGGGTTACGTACTGGGCATGGTGCTGCGCATTGGGGGAGGGGAAGATAAAATTGGTATTCCACCGTTCATAAAGTACCCGTATTATAATGACTTGGATGGCCAGTTGTTTCCTTTCCGTACCTTAGCTATGGTCGTTTCATTTGTTACAATTGTTGTGGTGTCGTATTTGCTGAAGTTTTTGTTTGAGAGAGAAATTGTACCACTGAAGTTTGATTTTCTTCGTTGCTTTAGGCGATACGatttagaaaaacaaacaggTGCCGAGAAATACGCCATGGAGGAAAGCAGGGCGTATTGA
- the LOC131778694 gene encoding high-affinity choline transporter 1 isoform X2, producing MADINIAGVVSIVVFYLLILLVGLWAARRRKEGEEEAMLAGRSIGIFVGTFTMTATWVGGGYINGTAEVVFDSTQGLVWTQAPWGYALSLVIGGLAFAKIMRKKEYFTMLDPFQEKYGPRMGGLLYIPALLGEIFWSAAILAALGATISVVISLNETTSVIVSACIAIFYTLIGGLYSVAYTDVIQLICIFVGLWLSIPFAMTHSAVSSISDTSTQWVGEWSNTYVGVWLDYALLLTFGGIPWQVYFQRVLSCKTAAKAQGLSFAASFGCLLMAIPAVLIGAIGRSADWTRTDFFEPSGNATNQTAEFKKSLVLPMVLQYLTPTAVSFIGLGAVSAAVMSSADSSILSASSMFSRNVYKLIFRQKASEKEVVWVMRIAIFGVGAAATAMALAVGSIYSLWALCSDLVYVILFPQLCCVIYFDGTNTYGSFMGYVLGMVLRIGGGEDKIGIPPFIKYPYYNDLDGQLFPFRTLAMVVSFVTIVVVSYLLKFLFEREIVPLKFDFLRCFRRYDLEKQTGAEKYAMEESRAY from the exons ATGGCGGACATAAACATCGCTGGTGTGGTATCCATTGTAGTGTTTTATCTGTTAATCCTTCTTGTTGGCTTGTGGGCGGCTCGCCGGCGGAAGGAAGGCGAAGAAGAAGCCATGCTAGCCGGCAGAAGTATTGGAATATTCGTGGGCACATTCACTATGACAG CGACGTGGGTGGGTGGAGGATACATCAATGGTACTGCAGAAGTGGTGTTTGACTCTACACAAGGTCTTGTCTGGACGCAGGCTCCTTGGGGGTACGCTTTAAGTTTGGTTATAG GTGGCTTGGCCTTTGCCAAAATCATGCGCAAAAAAGAGTACTTCACAATGCTAGATCCATTCCAAGAAAAGTACGGTCCGCGCATGGGCGGACTGTTGTACATTCCTGCTCTGTTGGGTGAAATATTTTGGTCTGCAGCTATACTGGCTGCTCTTGGAGCAACCATCAGTGTAGTGATCAGCCTGAATGAAACTACTTCCGTCATTGTGTCCGCGTGTATCGCTATTTTCTACACTCTGATTGGTGGACTGTACTCTGTAGCTTACACAGATGTCATCCAGCTCATCTGCATCTTCGTGGGATTG TGGCTTAGTATTCCCTTCGCCATGACACATTCAGCAGTGAGCAGTATTTCAGACACATCCACTCAGTGGGTGGGTGAATGGTCCAACACGTATGTTGGAGTATGGCTCGACTATGCCCTATTACTG ACATTTGGTGGTATTCCATGGCAAGTTTACTTTCAGCGAGTGCTGTCATGTAAAACAGCGGCCAAGGCCCAGGGTCTTTCCTTCGCAGCTTCGTTTGGATGTCTCTTAATGGCTATCCCAGCAGTTCTCATTGGAGCGATTGGTCGCTCTGCAG ACTGGACCAGAACAGATTTCTTCGAGCCGTCTGGTAATGCCACCAATCAGACGGCGGAGTTTAAAAAGTCACTAGTCCTTCCCATGGTGCTTCAGTACCTCACACCAACAGCTGTTTCCTTTATTGGTCTGGGTGCTGTGTCTGCCGCTGTCATGTCTTCGGCAGACTCCAGTATCCTGTCCGCCAGCTCCATGTTTTCTCGAAACGTCTATAAACTTATCTTTAGACAAAAG GCCTCCGAGAAGGAAGTTGTGTGGGTGATGCGTATAGCCATATTTGGAGTTGGCGCGGCCGCTACAGCCATGGCTCTAGCAGTGGGCTCTATCTACTCCTTATGGGCCTTGTGCAGTGACTTGGTGTATGTGATCCTATTTCCACAGCTATGCTGTGTCATCTATTTTGATGGCACCAACACCTACGGCTCCTTCATGGGTTACGTACTGGGCATGGTGCTGCGCATTGGGGGAGGGGAAGATAAAATTGGTATTCCACCGTTCATAAAGTACCCGTATTATAATGACTTGGATGGCCAGTTGTTTCCTTTCCGTACCTTAGCTATGGTCGTTTCATTTGTTACAATTGTTGTGGTGTCGTATTTGCTGAAGTTTTTGTTTGAGAGAGAAATTGTACCACTGAAGTTTGATTTTCTTCGTTGCTTTAGGCGATACGatttagaaaaacaaacaggTGCCGAGAAATACGCCATGGAGGAAAGCAGGGCGTATTGA
- the LOC131778692 gene encoding LOW QUALITY PROTEIN: tudor domain-containing protein 5 (The sequence of the model RefSeq protein was modified relative to this genomic sequence to represent the inferred CDS: inserted 1 base in 1 codon), with product MLGAQTMAAKDEKSTRGNDEEALRKEVTKNVRGLLLSVQNGLTVAEIQRDYKCMIGKPFPFRELGHNTPLDLLKDLSDVARPSWENGVLVLRGIPDATTRHIARLVARQKKSSPRRKKRLTSYQPEQAPVLPHFIRTQIKELLTGYPSGLLGSMFAAAFKRRFGEEINYKRLEFKSLSQLLEAIPDIVEIEHMRGGGFRVYGKRFETDNSDKAPDPGVSFPVRTNSASTGKHHPTPNGNTGGKPSKTIQQSASSIKAQFDSNSTINIKLQQECIQVLARRPNGIWAARFPIEYKNLHGKELNIKQYGFMSVVEFVAAMPDVVRIERPTKVDWLLLLAKKVKEDHTQANGVVPASPAPVEMHKEPVSPCIPGNPLNLPDGVGRGVYFSKITVPECGFLEVSVTHIIDPHHFWVMLIENWPALRALTEEMKQFYSSRESAHYKMPGWFVSVGQACCALYEDGSWYRGLVVGIQSVDSIEVFYVDYGNKARLPLSSLRVLRSQFIKLPAQGLPCKLAHIQPFGRAKEWSPGSTHKFYHLTKNYKQLVALVCGIKEGTMCLCLCDTNAPEDLHINDELVKADYADFVPDKSPQSSSPDGQNHDREAKIQVQQQQQQPQQQQPQQQPAPGLSILSPEQLYLQQQAVSSLCASSSNHSLIPDFPLSIETSFQHNVASWLNQSALYTAQLVQTNVWPHQNNSDLHANPPLDADELDLIEEINQELDLDVPNSQFDFHIKRVQITHEHSLHIINFENKPYLISAEISALFWDSDLLRSMLRQKKKIVAKVVVSSSENEELFEALIRWKVPGVMDGDEPRSFVTLYEFEGLPEIFKIFDHHSEDLLSSLLEEIECFKKEGKNYWTSKKEEQLCSEGGSSSEDQFSESELGIDEIQLLLQAMQFRRKRILQGXMYGCSTGGSVDELQEVELKIELLQQEVQHKLKNSI from the exons GTATTCCTGATGCTACCACAAGACACATAGCTCGTTTAGTTGCCAGGCAAAAGAAAAGTTCTCCCAGGAGAAAGAAACGTCTCACCTCATATCAACCTGAGCAAGCACCAGTTCTACCTCACTTCATAAGAACACAAATAAAAGAACTTCTGACTGGTTATCCATCAGGGTTACTGGGCTCCATGTTTGCTGCAGCTTTTAAGCGAAGGTTTGGTGAGGAAATTAACTATAAAAGATTGGAATTTAAATCACTTAGTCAGCTTCTGGAGGCAATCCCTGATATAGTGGAGATTGAACATATGCGAGGAGGAGGGTTCAGAGTGTATGGCAAACGCTTTGAAACAGATAATTCAG ATAAAGCACCTGATCCTGGTGTTAGCTTTCCTGTCAGAACCAACAGTGCTTCAACTGGTAAGCATCATCCCACACCAAATGGCAATACAGGAGGCAAGCCTTCCAAAACAATTCAGCAATCTGCTTCTTCAATTAAAGCCCAGTTTGACAGCAACAGTACAATTAATATAAAATTACAGCAGGAGTGTATACAG GTATTAGCTAGACGACCAAATGGTATATGGGCTGCCCGATTTCCAATAGAATACAAG AATCTCCATGGCAAGGAGCTGAATATCAAACAGTATGGATTTATGAGTGTTGTGGAATTTGTGGCTGCAATGCCAGATGTTGTAAGAATAGAGAGACCCACAAAGGTGGACTGGCTTCTTCTCCTTGCTAAAAAAG TGAAAGAAGATCATACACAAGCAAATGGTGTAGTTCCTGCAAGTCCTGCTCCAGTTGAAATGCACAAAGAGCCTGTCTCACCTTGTATCCCTGGTAATCCACTGAACCTACCTGATGGAGTAGGCAGGGGAGTCtacttttcaaaaataacagTCCCAGAGTGTGGATTTCTTGAGGTCTCTGTCACACACATCATTGATCCACACCATTTTTGGGTTATGCTGATTGAGAACTGGCCAGCACTGAGAGCTTTGACTGAAGAAAtgaa ACAATTCTATTCAAGTCGAGAAAGTGCACATTACAAGATGCCTGGTTGGTTTGTCTCAGTTGGCCAG GCCTGCTGTGCTCTGTATGAAGATGGATCTTGGTACCGCGGTCTGGTTGTTGGTATACAGTCTGTGGACAGCATAGAG GTTTTCTATGTGGATTATGGAAATAAAGCAAGGTTGCCATTGTCAAGTCTGAGAGTGCTAAG GTCACAATTTATCAAACTTCCAGCGCAAGgacttccttgtaaattagctcATATTCAACCTTTTGGAAGG GCTAAAGAATGGTCACCTGGTTCTACCCATAAGTTTTATCATTTGACAAAGAACTATAAACAGCTGGTAGCACTTGTTTGCGGTATTAAG GAAGGTACAATGTGCCTTTGCTTGTGTGACACTAATGCTCCAGAAGACCTTCATATCAATGATGAACTTGTAAAAGCAGATTATGCTGATTTTGTTCCTGATAAATCTCCCCAATCTTCATCTCCTGATGGACAG AATCATGACAGAGAAGCCAAGATACAGgtacaacagcagcagcagcagccgCAGCAGCAGCAGCCGCAGCAGCAGCCAGCTCCAGGTCTCTCCATTCTCAGCCCAGAACAGTTATACTTACAACAGCAAGCTGTGTCTTCTCTGTGTGCATCATCCAGTAACCACTCTTTAATACCAG aCTTCCCACTTTCAATTGAAACTTCTTTCCAGCACAATGTTGCAAG ctgGTTAAATCAGTCAGCTCTATACACAGCTCAGCTAGTACAAACAAATGTATGGCCTCATCAAA ACAATTCAGATTTACATGCAAATCCACCTTTGGATGCTGATGAACTGGATTTaatagaagaaataaatcaagaGTTGGACCTAGATGTGCCCAACAGTCAATTTGATTTTCATATCAAGAG GGTGCAGATAACTCATGAACATTCACTTCACAtcatcaattttgaaaataaaccaTACCTCATCAGTGCAGAAATCTCAGCTCTGTTTTGGGATAGTGATTTGCTGAGATCCATG cttcgccagaaaaagaaaattgttgctAAGGTGGTTGTGTCTAGTTCTGAAAATGAGGAATTATTTGAAGCTCTTATCAG ATGGAAAGTTCCAGGTGTTATGGATGGAGATGAACCAAGAAGTTTTGTCACTCTTTATGAATTTGAGGG GCTTCCAGAgattttcaaaatctttgacCATCATTCAGAGGATCTATTGTCAAGTTTGTTAGAGGaaatagaatgtttcaagaaggAAGGCAAAAACTACTGGACTTCAAAG AAGGAGGAACAGCTTTGCTCTGAAGGAGGAAGCAGTTCTGAGGATCAATTTTCTGAAAGTGAACTGGGCATTGATGAAATTCAGCTTCTTTTGCAAGCTATGCAGTTTAGGAG GAAGCGCATTCTTCAGG TGATGTATGGTTGTTCCACTGGTGGCAGTGTTGATGAACTGCAGGAGGTGGAATTAAAGATTGAGTTACTGCAACAGGAAGTACAGCATAAACTAAAGAACTCAATATAG